In Virgibacillus sp. NKC19-16, a single genomic region encodes these proteins:
- a CDS encoding carbohydrate ABC transporter permease — protein sequence MKPGKLLPYIVLIIGAVLMLFPFIWMVSTSLKAPMDIFNLNIIPESPTLANYIQILQESMFVRWFFNSIIIAVITTISVIFFDTLVGYIIAKFNFFGKKLLFILILSTLMVPVEMLIIPWYMMSSELGWTDTYWGILFPGLMTGFGVFLMKQFMEQIPEDLLNAARIDGMNEFSIFFKIAVPQVWPAISALGIFSFLSNWNAFLWPLIVTESSSLRTLPVGLSYFSSGEAESQWHLIMTGATISVIPLILVFIFLQRHIIKGIVLTGMK from the coding sequence GTGAAACCGGGAAAATTATTACCTTATATAGTACTTATAATAGGTGCAGTTTTAATGCTTTTTCCATTTATATGGATGGTATCCACTTCCTTGAAAGCGCCAATGGACATCTTTAATCTGAACATAATCCCTGAAAGCCCTACTTTAGCAAATTATATTCAGATTCTGCAAGAGAGTATGTTTGTTAGGTGGTTCTTCAACAGTATAATCATTGCAGTGATTACGACAATTAGTGTAATATTCTTTGATACACTTGTAGGATACATTATAGCTAAATTTAACTTTTTCGGAAAGAAACTTTTATTTATATTAATTCTCAGTACCTTAATGGTACCTGTTGAAATGCTAATTATCCCTTGGTATATGATGAGCTCGGAATTAGGGTGGACAGATACATATTGGGGTATCTTATTTCCAGGTTTAATGACAGGGTTTGGGGTATTTTTGATGAAGCAGTTTATGGAACAGATACCTGAGGATCTATTGAATGCTGCACGTATTGATGGAATGAATGAGTTTTCAATCTTCTTTAAAATAGCTGTTCCCCAAGTTTGGCCAGCAATATCTGCTTTAGGTATATTTTCATTTCTCAGTAACTGGAACGCGTTTCTGTGGCCGTTGATTGTAACAGAATCTTCTAGCCTTAGAACATTGCCGGTCGGGTTGTCGTACTTTTCATCTGGAGAGGCTGAATCCCAATGGCATTTGATAATGACCGGAGCTACAATTTCTGTTATTCCTTTAATTTTGGTTTTTATCTTTCTACAGCGTCATATAATTAAGGGAATTGTTTTAACAGGAATGAAGTAA
- a CDS encoding FIMAH domain-containing protein, with protein sequence MTYERLIRFIRTYKPDIVMPSFRDVESQHGHHRTITILSEQAFEDAADPSVYPEQLEEGLDVWQIKKLYLPAESEETATTSIEIGDYDPIYGMTYPQLGEESRYLHKSQGMGNDIPAEPRQTHLELVKSSGDSENDDLFSSIPYNLNDWAEIVPKKGLGNQLEKLQQEIETIIELYPNRDEIFPATQNAIKDVQKVLKMTKNTDMDESTKNDLVHKLELKKEQLQQVSFVSSSLNVETTIDSEVLTQGEETQVTMEVTNEGNQKIKNVEASLVTSENWEHEESQNLKHLNPDQSKTVVFNVTVPEDETYYQPYEDSVLQTQVSFKEKGTHTTKMLELDDTIAVLPALSVEADPDKLTINTADLQEEVPVSVNVKNYFNGEKDAEVSLNLPEGWTTDTEQKEVTLTERLEEQEVTFNVSPPSDIEEGDYSFDVIAESDEETYDTTVQEIKYDHINDSYYQYPSTVSTVAFELLKPDNLKVGYIESGFDEVADYLLNVGFDVTKLSEADLESGDLSQYDTIVTGIRANLSRPDLIENNQRLLDYAENGGHVVVQYHKPGDNWDVNETPPYSLELGSPSIEWRVTDEEAPVTMTQPDHKLFNFPNKISESDWDGWVQERGLYFPMNWDNRYETFVSMADPGEDPFDGGILMTDYGEGTYLYSSLVFYRQINNQVPGGYRIFTNLLSYGADENVEEISASKMKRLVERLADDGEFNNEDDVHLLTTHLTSVDHYENKEQGTKVVKHMSSFKQLMNQLLENESVSEKAYSDLDKDADSLIEKWQ encoded by the coding sequence TTGACTTATGAGCGTCTCATCCGCTTCATTCGCACATATAAGCCAGATATTGTTATGCCTTCTTTCCGAGATGTAGAAAGTCAGCACGGCCATCATAGAACAATCACGATCTTAAGTGAACAAGCATTTGAGGATGCAGCAGATCCATCTGTTTACCCAGAGCAGCTTGAGGAAGGATTGGATGTTTGGCAAATAAAGAAATTATATTTGCCTGCAGAATCTGAAGAAACTGCTACAACATCCATCGAAATAGGTGATTATGATCCTATTTATGGAATGACTTATCCCCAACTTGGAGAAGAATCAAGATATTTGCATAAGAGTCAGGGAATGGGAAATGACATACCTGCAGAACCTAGACAAACTCACTTGGAGCTGGTTAAATCATCAGGAGACAGCGAAAATGATGATCTATTCTCCAGTATTCCTTATAACCTGAATGATTGGGCGGAAATAGTCCCTAAAAAAGGGCTAGGTAACCAATTAGAAAAGTTGCAGCAGGAGATCGAAACCATAATTGAACTTTATCCAAACAGAGATGAAATTTTTCCAGCTACTCAGAACGCTATAAAAGATGTTCAAAAAGTATTAAAAATGACTAAGAATACTGATATGGACGAGAGTACTAAAAATGATTTGGTTCATAAGCTCGAACTTAAAAAAGAACAATTACAACAAGTAAGCTTTGTCTCTTCTAGTCTTAATGTCGAAACTACAATCGATTCAGAGGTTTTAACACAGGGAGAAGAAACACAAGTAACCATGGAAGTCACCAATGAAGGAAATCAAAAAATAAAAAACGTTGAAGCTTCTCTTGTCACTTCTGAAAACTGGGAACATGAAGAAAGCCAAAATCTTAAACACTTAAATCCAGACCAATCCAAAACAGTCGTTTTCAATGTTACAGTACCTGAAGACGAGACATACTACCAACCATATGAGGATTCAGTCTTACAAACTCAAGTTTCGTTTAAAGAAAAAGGAACGCACACTACCAAAATGTTAGAATTAGATGATACTATTGCCGTGTTACCTGCTCTTAGTGTAGAGGCAGATCCAGATAAGTTAACTATAAATACGGCGGATTTACAAGAAGAGGTTCCTGTTTCTGTTAATGTGAAAAATTATTTTAACGGAGAAAAGGATGCAGAAGTATCATTGAATTTGCCTGAAGGATGGACAACAGACACTGAACAGAAGGAAGTAACATTGACAGAGCGTCTGGAGGAGCAAGAAGTAACTTTCAATGTAAGTCCACCGTCTGATATAGAAGAAGGTGACTATTCTTTTGATGTGATTGCTGAATCAGATGAAGAAACTTATGATACCACTGTTCAGGAAATAAAATACGATCATATAAACGATTCCTATTATCAATATCCATCTACTGTAAGTACGGTAGCATTTGAGTTATTAAAACCGGATAACCTTAAAGTCGGTTATATTGAAAGTGGTTTTGATGAGGTAGCCGATTATTTACTGAATGTAGGATTTGATGTAACGAAATTAAGTGAAGCAGATTTGGAATCAGGTGACTTGAGTCAATACGATACTATTGTAACAGGCATTAGAGCAAACCTATCACGGCCAGATTTAATAGAAAACAATCAGCGTTTACTTGATTATGCTGAAAATGGAGGACATGTCGTTGTCCAATATCATAAACCGGGGGATAATTGGGATGTAAATGAAACTCCACCCTATTCATTAGAATTAGGTAGTCCGTCGATTGAATGGCGAGTTACAGATGAAGAGGCACCAGTTACTATGACACAGCCAGATCATAAATTATTTAACTTTCCAAACAAAATATCAGAAAGCGACTGGGATGGCTGGGTACAAGAAAGAGGACTGTACTTCCCTATGAACTGGGATAATCGATATGAAACGTTTGTAAGCATGGCCGACCCAGGAGAAGATCCGTTTGATGGTGGTATTTTGATGACAGATTATGGAGAAGGAACCTATCTGTATTCCAGCTTAGTGTTCTATCGTCAAATCAATAATCAAGTACCTGGTGGATATCGCATCTTCACCAACCTCTTAAGTTATGGCGCCGATGAAAATGTTGAAGAAATTAGTGCATCTAAAATGAAAAGATTAGTAGAGCGTCTAGCGGATGACGGTGAATTTAATAACGAGGACGATGTTCATTTATTAACAACTCACTTAACATCTGTTGACCACTATGAGAATAAGGAGCAAGGTACAAAAGTTGTTAAACATATGTCTAGCTTTAAACAACTAATGAATCAATTGCTGGAGAACGAATCAGTTTCCGAGAAGGCATACAGCGATTTGGATAAAGATGCGGACTCTTTGATTGAAAAATGGCAGTAG
- a CDS encoding carbohydrate ABC transporter permease: MEQLNTSPDYDKKDRKPKKRQNPSFLYKMRNNYKYQKYFFIIICLLLPLIFYIGIRILPTLFTFNVGFREWNLLSTGERPFVGLSNFVTLFQDEVFLKSLLNTFIYIVIGVIGQLTLGITVALLLHKINRFVGLFRVIYFIPYVTSIVAISWIFQWLFMSNGFVNDLLINLGFSQQPFLNSPDQAIFVISAAMIWQSIGFQMVLFLAGLSNIPEMLYEAADIDGATPWQKFWHVTVPLLNPTIVFSSIIGMITFIQVSFTQVVNMSMDGSGGPLNSTISVVVYIYQTAFQQYDMGLASAATVVLFLFIMGLTIFQMKVLTKKFDY; encoded by the coding sequence ATGGAGCAATTAAATACGTCACCAGATTATGATAAGAAAGATAGAAAGCCAAAGAAAAGACAAAACCCATCCTTCCTATATAAAATGAGAAATAACTACAAATATCAAAAATACTTTTTCATTATTATTTGTTTATTGCTTCCACTCATCTTCTATATAGGTATACGGATTTTACCTACTTTGTTTACCTTTAATGTGGGATTTAGGGAGTGGAATCTTCTTTCAACGGGAGAGAGGCCCTTTGTGGGGCTTTCAAATTTTGTAACATTATTTCAGGATGAAGTTTTTCTTAAATCCCTGCTTAACACCTTTATATATATAGTAATAGGAGTTATTGGCCAATTAACGCTTGGTATAACTGTTGCGCTCTTGCTGCACAAAATCAATCGTTTTGTAGGGTTGTTCAGGGTTATTTATTTTATTCCATATGTAACAAGTATTGTTGCTATAAGCTGGATATTTCAATGGCTTTTCATGAGCAATGGTTTTGTTAATGATTTATTGATAAATTTAGGTTTCTCACAGCAACCTTTTTTAAATTCACCAGATCAAGCAATCTTCGTAATATCGGCAGCTATGATTTGGCAATCTATTGGATTTCAAATGGTCTTATTTCTCGCTGGGTTATCAAATATACCAGAAATGTTATATGAAGCGGCTGATATTGACGGAGCAACTCCATGGCAGAAATTTTGGCATGTAACAGTTCCATTACTCAACCCAACTATCGTGTTCTCCTCCATAATTGGGATGATAACATTTATCCAGGTTTCTTTTACTCAAGTCGTTAATATGAGTATGGATGGCAGTGGAGGACCATTAAATTCTACAATTTCAGTTGTTGTATATATTTATCAAACTGCCTTTCAGCAATATGATATGGGACTAGCTTCTGCTGCAACCGTAGTATTATTCCTATTTATTATGGGGTTGACTATTTTTCAAATGAAAGTTCTAACGAAGAAATTTGATTATTGA